A single window of Jiangella alkaliphila DNA harbors:
- a CDS encoding OmpL47-type beta-barrel domain-containing protein: MARRLSAGVALGTLAVTGYALVAPPAQAGPADRPEIEVDVSAGLSGHVNLAGPGLIPVTVHGSPAVDVTDLDLATLTVGDVAPARSEAGAVISHVNDVDGDGDGADDLVVHVDKQRLTASGELTPSTSSLRVTASSDDGTGVGGAAAVAPEVSLELKFAEDHRVRGGSEATLRSTTGASLDDVRDVLDRHDVSALIPFVEPAQAAALATATSQAQARSAEPLPDLASWYTALLPAGTNVDAVLAELSALPEVEYAYPSPEPAPPPAEPTPDLTPLQGYLRPSDTHNGTDAELVRGDARVRGAGLRVIDLEYNWNPFHEDLQLDWSSDIGRGRFVRIDTFGDDHGTAVFGEIAARDNGYGVTGGVPDVDMYGISPVENLGNGRTSWRPGPALAFVATLRDEAGQPFVRPGDALVLEQQTGSPLGGSRYAPLEWIPAVFEANRVLTAMGANVVLTGGNGNTDTDDPMYTLNGVTWFDPAVQHSGSIFVGAGGSGLRPANPARSRLSFSNYGQRFDLQGWGQDIYTTGYCNVLCAELGDDHNRAYSRSFSGTSGAGPIVTNAVVAVQSYVMSVGLGPWTTAQINDLLRATGTAQTTNPQENIGPRPDLRAALRSIEVDAPATELELNQRPARDDGNYTNPTVTLTAGDGWGSGVNRVMYRLDGGPWRTYAEPFRVVGLGTHTIEYRSNDANDNTEETRSVTFENRGRGE, translated from the coding sequence GCCCCGGCCTGATCCCGGTGACGGTGCACGGCTCCCCGGCCGTGGACGTCACCGACCTCGACCTCGCCACCCTCACCGTCGGCGACGTCGCGCCGGCCCGGTCCGAGGCGGGCGCCGTCATCAGCCACGTCAACGACGTCGACGGCGACGGCGACGGCGCCGACGACCTCGTCGTGCACGTCGACAAGCAGCGACTGACCGCGAGCGGCGAGCTGACGCCGTCGACCAGCTCCCTGCGGGTGACCGCCAGCAGCGACGACGGCACGGGCGTGGGCGGCGCCGCGGCGGTCGCACCCGAGGTCAGCCTGGAGCTCAAGTTCGCCGAGGACCACCGCGTCCGCGGCGGCAGCGAGGCGACCCTGCGCAGCACGACGGGCGCGAGCCTGGACGACGTCCGCGACGTCCTCGACCGGCATGATGTGAGCGCTCTCATTCCGTTCGTCGAGCCGGCGCAGGCGGCCGCCCTGGCCACCGCCACCAGCCAGGCGCAGGCCAGGTCGGCCGAGCCGCTGCCCGACCTCGCCTCCTGGTACACGGCGCTGCTGCCCGCAGGCACCAACGTCGACGCCGTCCTGGCCGAGCTGTCCGCGCTGCCGGAGGTCGAGTACGCCTACCCGTCGCCGGAGCCGGCCCCGCCGCCGGCCGAGCCGACCCCGGACCTCACCCCGCTGCAGGGCTACCTGCGCCCGTCCGACACCCACAACGGCACCGACGCCGAGCTGGTCCGCGGCGACGCGCGGGTCCGCGGCGCCGGCCTCCGGGTGATCGACCTCGAGTACAACTGGAACCCGTTCCACGAGGACCTGCAGCTGGACTGGTCCAGCGACATCGGCCGGGGCCGGTTCGTGCGCATCGACACGTTCGGCGACGACCACGGCACCGCGGTCTTCGGCGAGATCGCGGCCCGCGACAACGGCTACGGCGTGACCGGCGGCGTGCCGGACGTCGACATGTACGGCATCTCGCCGGTCGAGAACCTCGGCAACGGCCGGACGTCGTGGCGGCCCGGCCCGGCTCTGGCGTTCGTCGCGACCCTGCGCGACGAAGCCGGCCAGCCGTTCGTCCGGCCCGGCGACGCGCTGGTGCTGGAGCAGCAGACCGGCAGCCCGCTCGGCGGCAGCCGGTACGCGCCGCTGGAGTGGATCCCGGCGGTCTTCGAGGCCAACCGGGTGCTGACGGCGATGGGCGCGAACGTCGTGCTCACCGGCGGCAACGGCAACACGGACACCGACGACCCGATGTACACGCTGAACGGGGTCACGTGGTTCGACCCGGCCGTCCAGCACTCCGGCTCGATCTTCGTCGGCGCCGGCGGCAGCGGGCTGCGCCCGGCCAACCCGGCGCGGTCGCGGCTGAGCTTCTCGAACTACGGGCAGCGGTTCGACCTGCAGGGCTGGGGCCAGGACATCTACACCACCGGCTACTGCAACGTGCTCTGCGCCGAGCTGGGCGACGACCACAACCGGGCCTACTCGCGCTCGTTCAGCGGCACGTCCGGCGCCGGCCCGATCGTCACCAACGCCGTCGTCGCCGTCCAGTCCTACGTCATGTCCGTCGGCCTCGGCCCGTGGACGACCGCGCAGATCAACGACCTGCTGCGGGCCACCGGGACAGCGCAGACCACGAACCCGCAGGAGAACATCGGCCCGCGCCCGGACCTGCGGGCGGCGCTGCGCTCCATCGAGGTCGACGCGCCGGCGACGGAGCTGGAGCTGAACCAGCGGCCGGCCCGCGATGACGGGAACTACACCAACCCGACGGTGACGCTGACGGCGGGCGACGGCTGGGGCTCCGGCGTGAACCGGGTCATGTACCGGCTGGACGGCGGTCCGTGGCGCACCTACGCCGAGCCGTTCCGGGTCGTCGGTCTCGGCACGCACACCATCGAGTACCGGTCGAACGACGCCAACGACAACACCGAGGAGACGCGCAGCGTCACGTTCGAGAACCGCGGCCGCGGCGAATGA
- a CDS encoding M6 family metalloprotease domain-containing protein, translated as MTASTERRSVRRGRAWRARAVVGVAALGLSASAGIVSAGAESVAPDDAATGPVVPVDEQVWEEQAEMTWDDYQQIRPDAWNQDTTSTGSESQYRTAVILLDFADQKFLIEQEPESHVFGNPLPPWAPVSPDEVNQWYYDYYAVPNEYNQGQTLHGYWMETSHGRIGVTVEVFGPYTLPENMHEYGMDEFGLAIGDEPDSACPAGDRCEGIVDPARRNYSDRNIRHVGNELWRNAIGCPEGTLQGNASLCGFDNGFYVTAGHDETSTWQEFGEMMFRTAEDVPAEFGPPGATEGPVLNSAGNPIPNAVGTRYVDWTSWQSAANHWPNASQGTSTQAENSGLSVFAHEFSHLRGLPDNYNNPFDPSSGRAGTAYWEMMSRGSFNGPGGTHNRWQVPNAGGSSLGPHHTLYFKTTGSGRLGVVRPGEFIDITQASLAEQGPAVTPIKAREYVPDGDMVGLSVSLTNTFTHGACQARVEDQFFCTPLVVHDPRFPERTWDRFNLEVVERVGNDSFVAGHGVLIGQSRQASSPRAWLVDANPEDIGRIDFYRPGNGSEPGGEPVPVVKGDPRQLDDATFHAGTGSGSEYEYVDAPNKLHFYVLDTYRDQAGELFYDVAVRHTDAAGPYERGAALGEAATFAVGDSTALVNLPLTNTGDAGDGIYGSDVYRISSAVEGEGWDVTLPYEIKAAQAGDTVPVWAYATAGEDASETATLTVTATSETDPDATVTVEVELKSASVDVAYDNAQDLLAGYRADGFVTQGEHQRLRAQLDIAERSTGRAAERALERFTGHAEDLAGTGARTLVSAALVSLAEELPTD; from the coding sequence GTGACGGCGAGTACAGAACGGCGATCCGTGCGGCGGGGACGGGCCTGGCGGGCGCGAGCGGTCGTCGGCGTGGCGGCGCTGGGCCTCTCGGCATCGGCGGGCATCGTGTCGGCTGGCGCCGAGAGCGTCGCGCCCGACGACGCCGCCACCGGCCCGGTCGTCCCGGTCGACGAGCAGGTCTGGGAAGAGCAGGCCGAGATGACCTGGGACGACTACCAGCAGATCCGGCCCGATGCGTGGAACCAGGACACCACCAGCACCGGCTCGGAGAGCCAGTACCGCACCGCGGTCATCCTGCTCGACTTCGCCGACCAGAAGTTCCTCATCGAGCAGGAGCCCGAGTCGCACGTGTTCGGCAACCCGCTGCCGCCGTGGGCGCCGGTGTCGCCCGACGAGGTCAACCAGTGGTACTACGACTACTACGCCGTCCCGAACGAGTACAACCAGGGCCAGACGCTGCACGGGTACTGGATGGAGACCAGTCACGGCCGCATCGGCGTCACCGTCGAGGTGTTCGGCCCCTACACGCTGCCCGAGAACATGCACGAGTACGGCATGGACGAGTTCGGGCTGGCGATCGGCGACGAGCCCGACTCGGCCTGCCCGGCCGGCGACCGGTGCGAGGGCATCGTCGACCCGGCGCGGCGCAACTACAGCGACCGGAACATTCGCCACGTCGGCAACGAGCTCTGGCGCAACGCCATCGGCTGCCCGGAGGGCACCCTGCAGGGCAACGCGTCGCTGTGCGGCTTCGACAACGGGTTCTACGTCACCGCCGGCCACGACGAGACGTCGACCTGGCAGGAGTTCGGCGAGATGATGTTCCGGACTGCCGAGGACGTCCCGGCCGAGTTCGGCCCGCCCGGCGCGACCGAGGGCCCCGTCCTCAACTCCGCCGGCAACCCGATCCCGAACGCCGTCGGCACCCGGTACGTCGACTGGACCTCGTGGCAGTCGGCGGCCAACCACTGGCCGAACGCCAGCCAGGGCACGTCCACCCAGGCGGAGAACTCCGGCCTCAGCGTGTTCGCGCACGAGTTCAGCCACCTGCGCGGGCTGCCGGACAACTACAACAACCCGTTCGACCCGTCCAGCGGCCGGGCCGGCACCGCCTACTGGGAGATGATGAGCCGCGGCTCGTTCAACGGCCCCGGCGGCACGCACAACCGCTGGCAGGTCCCCAACGCCGGCGGCTCGTCGCTCGGCCCGCACCACACGCTGTACTTCAAGACCACCGGCAGCGGCCGGCTCGGCGTCGTCCGGCCCGGTGAGTTCATCGACATCACCCAGGCGTCGCTGGCCGAGCAGGGCCCCGCCGTCACGCCGATCAAGGCGCGCGAGTACGTGCCCGACGGCGACATGGTCGGCCTGAGCGTGTCGCTCACCAACACCTTCACCCACGGCGCCTGCCAGGCACGGGTCGAGGACCAGTTCTTCTGCACGCCGCTGGTCGTCCACGACCCGAGGTTCCCGGAGCGCACCTGGGACCGGTTCAACCTCGAGGTCGTCGAGCGGGTCGGCAACGACTCGTTCGTCGCCGGGCACGGCGTGCTGATCGGCCAGTCGCGTCAGGCGAGCTCGCCGCGGGCGTGGCTGGTCGACGCGAACCCCGAGGACATCGGCCGGATCGACTTCTACCGGCCGGGCAACGGCAGCGAGCCCGGTGGTGAGCCGGTTCCGGTCGTCAAGGGCGACCCGCGCCAGCTCGACGACGCGACGTTCCACGCCGGCACCGGGTCGGGCAGCGAGTACGAGTACGTCGACGCGCCGAACAAGCTGCACTTCTACGTCCTGGACACCTACCGCGACCAGGCGGGCGAGCTGTTCTACGACGTCGCCGTGCGGCACACCGATGCGGCCGGGCCGTACGAGCGCGGCGCCGCCCTCGGCGAGGCCGCCACGTTCGCCGTCGGCGACTCCACCGCCCTGGTGAACCTGCCGCTGACCAACACCGGCGACGCCGGCGACGGCATCTACGGCTCGGACGTGTACCGGATCTCCTCGGCCGTCGAGGGCGAGGGCTGGGACGTGACCCTGCCGTACGAGATCAAGGCGGCGCAGGCCGGCGACACCGTGCCGGTCTGGGCGTACGCCACCGCCGGCGAGGACGCCTCCGAGACGGCGACGCTGACCGTCACCGCCACCAGCGAGACCGACCCGGACGCCACCGTCACCGTCGAGGTCGAGCTGAAGTCGGCCTCGGTGGACGTCGCCTATGACAACGCCCAGGACCTGCTGGCCGGCTACCGCGCCGACGGTTTCGTCACCCAGGGCGAGCACCAGCGGCTGCGGGCGCAGCTCGACATCGCCGAGCGGTCCACCGGCCGCGCGGCGGAGCGGGCGCTCGAGCGGTTCACCGGCCACGCCGAGGACCTCGCCGGCACGGGTGCCCGCACCCTGGTCAGCGCGGCGCTCGTGTCGCTGGCGGAGGAGCTGCCGACGGACTGA
- a CDS encoding PucR family transcriptional regulator, with translation MELSMQQILESLAQRVGRPAVLEDRFMRLIAFSSHDRPIDDVREDSILRRHASAEVRGWLKRFALPNLRRPLRLPANPELHMLARVCVPVLYRGKLLGHLWFVDADGSMSDADLDACLQGAAELGEWLHRESVASLFSSARLADTMHMLLSSSPMSAQAARSLIDAGYLPARDGVVAVVLQGVPRRTSAVDIEDALAQSVADFRRVVRSGQALDLINRDHAVLLLSCAGDHDIYVDERVETLVDLTRSALVVGGSDAALVVGVGSRRGALEEAYASFREARMSADAARLLPGLGDVVYWSRLGIHQIVVKLASLGEEVPTVHPGLGHLLDDPDALPLLETLETYLDVAGNAQLTAERLNLHRTSLYYRLQRLEQLAHTNLKSGAERLALHLSLKVARMTGQYAPRQAAADSPHDHQSFVA, from the coding sequence ATGGAACTCTCGATGCAGCAGATCCTGGAGAGCCTGGCGCAGCGGGTGGGCCGGCCCGCCGTGCTCGAAGACCGGTTCATGCGGCTCATCGCGTTCAGCTCGCACGACCGGCCGATCGACGACGTGCGGGAAGACTCCATCCTGCGCCGGCACGCCTCGGCCGAGGTGCGCGGCTGGCTGAAGCGGTTCGCGCTGCCGAACCTGCGCCGGCCGCTGCGGCTGCCGGCCAACCCCGAGCTGCACATGCTGGCGCGGGTCTGCGTCCCCGTCCTCTATCGCGGCAAGCTGCTCGGCCACCTGTGGTTCGTCGACGCCGACGGCAGCATGAGCGACGCCGACCTCGACGCGTGCCTGCAGGGCGCCGCGGAGCTCGGGGAGTGGCTGCACCGCGAGAGCGTGGCCAGCCTGTTCTCGTCCGCCCGGCTGGCCGACACCATGCACATGCTGCTCAGCAGCTCGCCGATGAGCGCCCAGGCGGCCCGCAGTCTCATCGACGCCGGCTACCTGCCGGCCCGCGACGGCGTGGTCGCCGTGGTGCTGCAGGGCGTGCCGCGCCGCACGTCCGCCGTCGACATCGAGGACGCCCTCGCCCAGAGCGTCGCCGACTTCCGCCGGGTGGTCCGCAGCGGCCAGGCGCTCGACCTCATCAACCGCGACCACGCCGTCCTGCTGCTCTCCTGCGCCGGCGACCACGACATCTACGTCGACGAGCGGGTCGAGACGCTGGTCGACCTGACCCGGTCCGCGCTGGTCGTCGGCGGCTCCGACGCCGCGCTGGTCGTCGGCGTGGGCAGCCGGCGCGGCGCGCTCGAGGAGGCGTACGCGTCGTTCCGCGAGGCCCGGATGTCCGCCGACGCCGCCCGCCTGCTGCCCGGCCTCGGCGACGTCGTGTACTGGTCCCGGCTGGGCATCCACCAGATCGTCGTCAAGCTGGCGTCGCTGGGCGAGGAGGTGCCGACCGTCCACCCCGGCCTCGGCCACCTGCTCGACGACCCTGACGCGCTGCCGCTGCTGGAGACGCTCGAGACGTACCTGGACGTCGCCGGCAATGCCCAGCTGACCGCCGAGCGGCTCAACCTGCACCGGACCTCGCTGTACTACCGGCTGCAGCGGCTGGAGCAACTGGCGCACACCAACCTCAAGAGCGGCGCCGAGCGGCTGGCGCTGCACCTGTCGCTCAAGGTCGCCCGGATGACCGGCCAGTACGCCCCGCGCCAGGCCGCCGCCGACTCGCCCCACGATCATCAGAGTTTCGTGGCGTGA
- a CDS encoding TlpA family protein disulfide reductase — MRRVLTGVVVAVLALAGCSGSDDPAAVSFDLPGEVPADVTFIDAPADAPPAPPFELDLLDGSTLDIAEQWAQRPVVLVFFESFCELCAQQQAEITELSEEYRDAVLFVGVGSASSEDDAAEYVREHDIAYPVGLDPDGETFRRYGVDEPPLVALVSRGGQLVRGWPGGVEDLGAQLTEFVVAPAE; from the coding sequence GTGAGGCGCGTGCTGACCGGTGTGGTCGTCGCGGTGCTGGCGCTGGCCGGGTGTTCGGGGTCGGACGACCCGGCCGCGGTCTCGTTCGACCTGCCCGGCGAGGTGCCCGCCGACGTGACGTTCATCGACGCGCCGGCCGACGCGCCGCCGGCGCCGCCGTTCGAGCTCGACCTGCTCGACGGCAGCACCCTCGATATCGCCGAGCAGTGGGCGCAGCGGCCGGTCGTGCTGGTGTTCTTCGAGTCGTTCTGCGAGTTGTGCGCCCAGCAGCAGGCCGAGATCACCGAGCTGAGCGAGGAGTACCGCGACGCCGTCCTGTTCGTCGGCGTCGGCAGCGCGTCCAGCGAGGACGACGCCGCCGAGTACGTCCGCGAGCACGACATCGCCTACCCGGTCGGCCTGGACCCCGACGGCGAGACCTTCCGGCGCTACGGCGTCGACGAACCGCCGTTGGTGGCGCTGGTCTCCCGCGGCGGGCAGCTGGTCCGCGGCTGGCCCGGCGGCGTCGAGGACCTCGGCGCCCAGCTGACGGAATTCGTCGTCGCACCCGCCGAATGA
- a CDS encoding metallopeptidase domain-containing protein, producing MRPMNRTLRAASLTFAAAALVLGLSAGTVQADPKDFVVEPIDPQNWKNQYDLTWDDWADIPGTEWNDPDVKPSERGLRIALVAVDFKDIPFVITQPKGSDPFGNPQIDPIAREDVPQFYRDYYMEPNEYNHGRTIHEYWMEQSRGRLGVDEMDTFGSYQLPRNQFEYGLNEGWIRDAPGEHCPEGYTCNGNVEGDADALWKADLAARGIPCPNSRCGYDVVLRVYAGYDQTSVWQEFGEMMFQTKEDVPDEWGPPEWLDPDDSMPNWAPTRYVEWTSWLASSQRWGSASIRQAESSGTITHEMGHFFFSIGDNNNNPFSDRQNPPQPFHRVGSAPWDMMDRGSFNGPGGHHMRWVVPPNMGGWSPSGLMVRNKIHAGILPPENVLDVSREALATTGLVVGEVTARAVDPGAEGTSGVKVRLDGPGPVPDRTPFCNYDADPFCHTDPVDIDNRPDVVNNQTGWDNYTLEVVDRMGFDSFNPDTGVIIAKNKTSEGPARNTCGYNCFNWVIDANPQDIGLVDFYKPDGTPVMATIADHRQLNDAAFHAGLDSGSEYEYVDEANRLHFYVIDTERDDEGVLSYTLAVRSLDGDGAQERGVEVGEAEVMGLRTSQAAQCTFPLTNTGEEAATTTGHPADVADQLDNDVYRLTAESSAQGWTAQLDNALTTARAGDTVEVPVYVTRETPAARETTVMLTATSESDPSATRSVTCTVAVQDTNPRR from the coding sequence ATGAGACCCATGAACCGAACGCTTCGTGCCGCAAGTCTCACGTTCGCCGCCGCGGCCCTGGTGCTCGGGCTGTCCGCCGGAACGGTCCAGGCCGATCCGAAGGACTTCGTCGTCGAGCCGATCGACCCGCAGAACTGGAAGAACCAGTACGACCTCACCTGGGACGACTGGGCCGACATCCCGGGCACCGAGTGGAACGACCCCGACGTCAAGCCCAGCGAGCGCGGCCTGCGCATCGCGCTCGTCGCCGTCGACTTCAAGGACATCCCGTTCGTCATCACCCAGCCGAAGGGGTCCGACCCGTTCGGCAACCCGCAGATCGACCCGATCGCGCGCGAGGACGTCCCGCAGTTCTACCGCGACTACTACATGGAGCCGAACGAGTACAACCACGGCCGCACCATCCACGAGTACTGGATGGAGCAGAGCCGCGGCCGGCTCGGCGTCGACGAGATGGACACTTTCGGCTCGTACCAGCTGCCGCGCAACCAGTTCGAGTACGGCCTCAACGAGGGCTGGATCCGCGACGCGCCGGGTGAGCACTGTCCGGAGGGCTACACCTGCAACGGCAACGTCGAGGGCGACGCCGACGCGCTGTGGAAGGCCGACCTCGCGGCGCGCGGCATCCCGTGCCCGAACAGCCGGTGCGGCTACGACGTCGTGCTGCGGGTCTACGCCGGCTACGACCAGACCTCGGTCTGGCAGGAGTTCGGCGAGATGATGTTCCAGACCAAGGAGGACGTGCCCGACGAGTGGGGCCCGCCCGAGTGGCTCGACCCGGACGACTCGATGCCGAACTGGGCGCCCACCCGCTACGTCGAGTGGACCTCGTGGCTCGCGTCGTCGCAGCGCTGGGGCAGCGCCTCCATCAGACAGGCGGAGAGCTCGGGCACCATCACGCACGAGATGGGGCACTTCTTCTTCAGCATCGGCGACAACAACAACAACCCGTTCTCGGACCGGCAGAACCCGCCGCAGCCGTTCCACCGGGTCGGGTCGGCGCCGTGGGACATGATGGACCGCGGTTCGTTCAACGGTCCGGGCGGCCATCACATGCGCTGGGTCGTGCCGCCGAACATGGGTGGCTGGTCGCCGTCGGGCCTGATGGTCCGCAACAAGATCCACGCGGGCATCCTGCCGCCGGAGAACGTGCTGGACGTCAGTCGCGAGGCGCTGGCCACCACCGGCCTGGTCGTCGGCGAGGTCACGGCGCGCGCCGTCGACCCGGGCGCCGAGGGGACGTCGGGCGTCAAGGTGCGCCTCGACGGTCCGGGGCCCGTGCCGGACCGCACGCCGTTCTGCAACTACGACGCCGATCCGTTCTGCCACACCGACCCGGTCGACATCGACAACCGCCCGGACGTGGTGAACAACCAGACCGGGTGGGACAACTACACGCTCGAGGTCGTCGACCGCATGGGCTTCGACTCGTTCAACCCCGACACCGGCGTCATCATCGCCAAGAACAAGACCAGTGAGGGCCCGGCCCGCAACACCTGCGGGTACAACTGCTTCAACTGGGTCATCGACGCGAACCCGCAGGACATCGGGCTGGTCGACTTCTACAAGCCGGACGGCACGCCGGTGATGGCCACCATCGCCGACCACCGTCAGCTCAACGACGCCGCGTTCCACGCCGGGCTGGACTCCGGGTCGGAGTACGAGTACGTCGACGAGGCCAACCGGCTGCACTTCTACGTCATCGACACGGAGCGCGACGACGAGGGCGTGCTGTCGTACACGCTGGCGGTGCGGTCGCTGGACGGCGACGGTGCGCAGGAGCGCGGCGTCGAGGTGGGCGAGGCCGAGGTCATGGGCCTGCGCACCAGCCAGGCGGCCCAGTGCACCTTCCCGCTGACGAACACCGGCGAGGAGGCGGCCACGACGACCGGGCACCCGGCGGACGTCGCGGACCAGCTCGACAACGACGTCTACCGGTTGACGGCCGAGTCCAGCGCCCAGGGCTGGACGGCGCAGCTGGACAACGCGCTCACGACGGCGCGGGCCGGCGACACCGTCGAGGTGCCGGTCTACGTCACGCGCGAGACGCCGGCGGCTCGGGAGACCACGGTCATGCTCACCGCGACGTCGGAGAGCGACCCGTCGGCCACCCGGTCCGTGACCTGTACCGTTGCGGTCCAGGACACCAACCCGCGCCGTTGA
- a CDS encoding metallopeptidase domain-containing protein — translation MRIRLSGTSVARRWRLGLAAAAVGTLVVGMAGAGQAAPPDFEVQPIDPQNWKNQYDMTWDDWTDIPGTEWNDPDALPSERGLRIALVAVDFPDQPFVMTQEKNSDLFGNPQIDPIPRAEVPQFYHDFYMVPNEHNQGRTIQEYWMEQSRGRLGVETMDVFGAYEMPRNLFEYGLNEWDQEPACPEGFSCDGDLEDDADALWKADLAANGIPCPDNRCGYDVLLRVYAGYDETSIWQEYGEMMFNTKEDIPEEWGPPEWLDPDNEMPNWAPTRYVEWTSWQAAAQQWGLSSIRQAESSGTITHEMGHFFFSIGDNNNNPFTNRLSPPQPFHRVGSAPWDMMDRGSFNGPGGHHMRWVIPPNMGGWSPSGLMVRNKMVAGIADNLVELSRENLATTGVVVDEVTARAVDPGDGGTSGIRVRLDGPIAPGQFPDRTPNCDYDLDPFCHNEPVDVQSGPGVNLQTGWDDYTLEVVDRMGFDSFNPDSGVIIAKNKPRGTNTCGYSCFNWVIDANPDDIGLVDFYKPDGTPVMATIADHRQLNDAAFHAGLDSGSEYEYVDEANRLHFYVIDIERDDEGVLTYTLAVRSLDGDGAQERGVELGEAEVTGIRTSQAAQCTFPLTNTGEGAATTAGHPTDVGDKLDNDVYRLSADSSAKGWTAELDNALTTARAGETVEVPVYVTREPSAARNTTVTLTATSESDPSATQQLTCTVAVKDTNPRR, via the coding sequence ATGCGGATCAGGCTCAGCGGAACGAGCGTCGCGAGGCGGTGGCGGCTGGGACTGGCCGCGGCCGCGGTCGGGACGCTCGTCGTCGGCATGGCAGGCGCCGGGCAGGCGGCCCCGCCGGACTTCGAGGTCCAGCCGATCGACCCGCAGAACTGGAAGAACCAGTACGACATGACGTGGGACGACTGGACCGACATCCCGGGCACCGAGTGGAACGACCCGGACGCCCTGCCGAGCGAGCGCGGCCTGCGCATCGCCCTGGTGGCGGTGGACTTCCCGGACCAGCCGTTCGTCATGACGCAGGAGAAGAACAGCGACCTGTTCGGGAACCCGCAGATCGACCCGATCCCGCGCGCCGAGGTGCCGCAGTTCTACCACGACTTCTACATGGTCCCGAACGAGCACAACCAGGGCCGCACCATCCAGGAGTACTGGATGGAGCAGAGCCGCGGCCGGCTCGGTGTCGAGACCATGGACGTGTTCGGCGCCTACGAGATGCCGCGGAACCTGTTCGAGTACGGCCTGAACGAGTGGGACCAGGAGCCCGCCTGTCCCGAGGGCTTCAGCTGCGACGGCGACCTCGAGGACGACGCCGACGCGCTGTGGAAGGCCGACCTGGCGGCCAACGGCATCCCGTGCCCTGACAACCGCTGCGGTTACGACGTCCTGCTGCGGGTCTACGCCGGCTACGACGAGACCAGCATCTGGCAGGAGTACGGCGAGATGATGTTCAACACGAAGGAGGACATCCCCGAGGAGTGGGGTCCGCCGGAGTGGCTCGACCCGGACAACGAGATGCCGAACTGGGCGCCCACCCGCTACGTCGAGTGGACCTCGTGGCAGGCCGCGGCCCAGCAGTGGGGCCTCTCGTCGATCCGCCAGGCGGAGAGCTCGGGCACCATCACGCACGAGATGGGGCACTTCTTCTTCAGCATCGGCGACAACAACAACAACCCGTTCACCAACCGGCTGAGCCCGCCGCAGCCGTTCCACCGGGTCGGCTCGGCGCCGTGGGACATGATGGACCGCGGCTCGTTCAACGGACCCGGTGGCCACCACATGCGCTGGGTGATCCCGCCGAACATGGGCGGCTGGTCGCCGTCGGGCCTCATGGTCCGCAACAAGATGGTCGCCGGCATCGCCGACAACCTGGTGGAGCTCAGCCGGGAGAACCTGGCCACCACCGGTGTGGTCGTGGACGAGGTGACGGCGCGCGCGGTCGACCCCGGTGACGGCGGGACGTCGGGCATCCGGGTCCGGCTCGACGGCCCGATTGCGCCGGGCCAGTTCCCGGACCGCACGCCGAACTGCGACTACGACCTCGACCCGTTCTGTCACAACGAGCCCGTCGACGTGCAGTCCGGCCCGGGCGTGAACCTGCAGACAGGCTGGGACGACTACACGCTCGAGGTCGTCGACCGGATGGGCTTCGACTCGTTCAACCCCGACAGCGGCGTCATCATCGCCAAGAACAAGCCCCGCGGCACCAACACCTGCGGCTACAGCTGCTTCAACTGGGTCATCGACGCCAACCCCGACGACATCGGGCTGGTCGACTTCTACAAGCCCGACGGCACCCCCGTCATGGCCACCATCGCCGACCACCGTCAGCTCAACGACGCGGCCTTCCACGCCGGGCTGGACTCCGGCTCGGAGTACGAGTACGTCGACGAGGCCAACCGGCTGCACTTCTACGTCATCGACATCGAACGCGACGACGAGGGCGTGCTCACCTACACGCTGGCCGTCCGTTCGCTGGACGGCGACGGCGCGCAGGAGCGCGGCGTGGAGCTGGGCGAGGCCGAGGTCACCGGCATCCGCACCAGCCAGGCGGCGCAGTGCACGTTCCCGCTGACCAACACCGGCGAGGGCGCGGCGACGACGGCCGGGCACCCGACCGACGTCGGCGACAAGCTCGACAACGACGTCTACCGGCTCTCGGCCGACTCCAGCGCCAAGGGCTGGACCGCCGAGCTCGACAACGCGCTCACCACCGCGCGCGCCGGCGAGACGGTCGAGGTCCCGGTGTACGTCACGCGCGAGCCGTCCGCGGCTCGGAACACCACGGTCACCCTCACCGCGACGTCGGAGAGCGACCCGTCGGCCACCCAGCAGCTCACCTGCACGGTGGCCGTGAAGGACACCAACCCCCGGCGCTGA